The sequence ACCGGCACAGTCAACATCACTGGCGATGGGCACGCAGGCGCCGCTGTAGTTCGGGTCGCACGTCCGGGCCTCCTTGGTGCCGACCCTGACGACCTGCGTGACCGGCGCCTTCGTGATCTCCGACTTGACCAGCTTCTTTGCCGTCTGAACGCCGTCCGCGAGGGTGACCTGGTAGGTGAGGGTCCTGACGCCCGGGACCCCACGGGTGGTCACCTTCCTGGTGCCCTTCGCCAGCGAGGAGTCGTAGACCGTCCGGGTCTGGTACCCCACGTTCTGCGTCTCGGTGACAGTGCGCGTCTGCACCACCGGTGTCGCGGGGGCCGTCGGTGTCGCTGCCGGCGTACTCGGGGCCTGC comes from Micromonospora purpureochromogenes and encodes:
- a CDS encoding G5 domain-containing protein — encoded protein: MQTRTVTETQNVGYQTRTVYDSSLAKGTRKVTTRGVPGVRTLTYQVTLADGVQTAKKLVKSEITKAPVTQVVRVGTKEARTCDPNYSGACVPIASDVDCAGGSGNGPAYVDGPLRVVGRDIYDLDRDGDGIACDT